From Planctomycetota bacterium, one genomic window encodes:
- a CDS encoding (Fe-S)-binding protein: MPRVGLFIPCYIDQLYPDVGLATVEVLERCGQQVEFPEQQTCCGQPMANTGCTADARPVAELFVRTFAPYDYVVCPSGSCVAMVRQHYHEFFHDDPTYLALRKKTFELTEYLVDVLGLTGWQGRFPYRVGLHQSCHGLRELRLASSSEVVGPSYSKTRQLLGSLDGIEIVTLERPDECCGFGGTFSVNEEAVSCMMGLDRIADHQRATAQVLTAVDMSCLMHLEGLIRRQRTPLAVMHVAQILAGRAVPNVTATTAAGANG, encoded by the coding sequence TTGCCTCGCGTCGGTCTGTTCATCCCCTGCTACATCGATCAGCTTTATCCCGACGTCGGGCTGGCCACGGTCGAAGTCCTCGAACGCTGCGGTCAGCAGGTCGAGTTCCCCGAGCAGCAAACCTGTTGCGGCCAGCCCATGGCCAACACCGGCTGCACCGCCGACGCCCGGCCAGTGGCCGAGTTGTTCGTGCGAACCTTCGCCCCGTACGACTACGTCGTCTGCCCGTCGGGTAGCTGCGTGGCAATGGTCCGTCAGCACTACCACGAGTTCTTCCACGACGACCCGACCTACCTGGCGCTACGGAAGAAGACTTTCGAGCTGACCGAATACCTAGTCGACGTGCTGGGCCTGACCGGTTGGCAAGGGCGCTTCCCGTATCGGGTGGGATTGCATCAAAGCTGCCACGGCCTGCGCGAGTTGCGCCTGGCCAGCAGCAGCGAAGTCGTTGGCCCCAGCTACAGCAAGACCCGACAGCTGCTCGGCTCGCTCGACGGCATCGAAATTGTCACGCTCGAACGCCCCGACGAATGCTGCGGCTTTGGCGGCACGTTTTCGGTGAACGAAGAAGCGGTCTCGTGCATGATGGGGCTCGATCGAATTGCCGATCACCAGCGGGCCACGGCCCAGGTGCTGACCGCGGTCGACATGTCGTGCCTGATGCACCTCGAAGGGCTAATTCGCCGCCAGCGCACGCCGCTGGCCGTGATGCACGTGGCGCAGATTTTGGCCGGTCGTGCCGTGCCGAATGTTACGGCGACCACGGCCGCGGGAGCGAATGGCTAA